gttGGGTTTGTTTGTTCCACAGATTTGACAAAatcttctttgtttcttttaaaatgaccGTTTATTGTTTCTTAAGAGTCAAGCACATCAAGTCaggaaggaaataaaaataaaattcaatacATTAATGTACAGCAATAAACTGTCACTGATGTAAACCCACAGCAATGACTCGGTATGATAAGGTGACTCAGCATTAATTGTACTCAGTGTTACAGCATCTTGGATTAAGTAACAGTTATTGTCGACAGTATCAATCTCCAAACACTACAGCAAATAAAGTAGATAATACAAAATATAACAATCCTTGTGTGTACTTAAAGGCatagatctgttttttttttaagtgtatttgtatgaggtactgtcACATAGCGGCCCAGAGGGGCTCATCTCATCTTAAGTGTACGATATCTTAAaaatgttggggtttttttgtcctCAGAGACGATTGTTTGTAAACTACGCACTTTCCAGtgccaaactccatagagaaaatcatcgtttttagctcgcagggacacaggagctgctggtctgctgctgccccgtgtggccAGTGTGTGTCGCTGCTGTTAACCTGAACGAGGGATTTCAAATACTCAAGTTACAAAATGACAGATTTGAACGTAGTGGAGGCAACGGTGGAGCAACAACTAcagtgtgttgtgatgtaaaatcaccaattttctctatggactttggtgtgggagagagtgagCCGTTTAGGATGAGGCTAACTTAAGTTTCCATTTCGTGAGTGAGATAAAGAGGCAAACACATATATTCTATAAAGATTAAATTCAATAAAGTCATGGGTGACCATGTGTCAGTTCCTCATCAAAAGACATACTGGTGCTGTAACTTTAAGGTCGACGGTGTTTCGATCACAgttctgtaaacacacagcagctcgcGCCTGTGCTGACATGTGTCGCGTGACGAACGGCTGCACAGACCCGAAAAACAACCTCCGCAGTGGTAAATGATAGTAGAGCAGTGCTTCGGTGCATGCGTGCGATTGAAAGATTACAACACGGGTTCTTCTTCGATTCATCAGCAGGAGGAgaacattatcatcatcatcatcattagaaCAAGTGGCTCCATGGACACTGAAGGCAGATACTGCCCCCGTTTGTCCAGcaaaggaacacacacaaaaaaaaggaataatttgggtttttttcagcaGTAAAGTCTTAGCTAGTGTACGCACTTTTGGTTGATGGGTTTGAGTTTTCAGCCACCCAGCGGTCAGCAGCGCCGAACCGGTTTCACTGGTCCCTCTCACTCGTCGCTGAAGCGGAGACGGTTAAAGGCCTCTTTGATGACGTCGTCCGTCTCGGGGCTTCCTCCGCTGACGACGGGCACCACTCTGCTGTCGGGGACGTCCTGCTTCAGCTTCCGCTTGCTGAGGACCACGGTGTCGCCGTCGCCCTCCGTCGCCGGGCCCGTCAGTGAGAAGTAGGCGGCGTGGCGGCCGCGCTCCAACAATGTCGCTGcgatttgttatttttttttaaaaagaaaaagtacagTACAGAGtcaaactctggtccgcctaaaaaaaaaaacgcttcgCTTCACGTGAAcgaaatgcaggaagcggactacaacgcagggcattgtgggtaaacgcaACCAAAACACACGCCCGTGCAGaacgatagccgggagaaatgtaTGTGTAGTGGTGGAAACAGAAGTTCTCGTCCTCGTCCAGACGAGGAGGGGAACACCGTATTCAAACGGTTCGGCTCATTTCACcaaagtgtgaaagtgtgaaagcaaactcggaccggctgaaggttgcaaccccccccccccaattgaaccgagcccccaatcgtaccgagtctagcggagGATTATGTGTGAAAACGGTTTGTGgttttgagcttttctttcaGGAATTCTGCGACAATGACGCCACATGTCGCGAATCCTGCCAAAGCTGCGATCAAAATCCCCTCAAGTCTCGATATTCTTGTCAGTTTGTattgaaacttgtttttttttctttttaaataggGTCAAAATACTGACATGAGGCGATGTCACGATAGACGATCAACTCTGGGAGAGGGCGTGGCCTATGTTGAACGGTAAAGTCGGGACTTCAGGCGCATCGTTGTTGGGCTGAGGGTTAGCAATGGTTATGTTAACTTGCGCGAATAGACACAAATGATCGCAGTTGCATGAGTCAGGTGAAAACAAGATGGCTGAAAGTAGCTAGAAGGTGTTTCTCGGGCTTTACTTCCCGACAGAGTTTTCGACGAGGAGCGAGATGAGACCATAATACTGATCTGGTATTTCCGAAAAGAGCTAGCCCTTCTCCTCCTGGACTCGAAAGTAACTATATCACGTGTCTGGTGAGTGGCAAGAAAAGTTACGATAATTTACTGGCCGCAAACTCGTCACCATTGCTTTTGTCTCGTGCGCGATGCATGTCGGaccttttaaataataatccaTTTGAGATCAAAGGAGATTGAGGAGCACCTTTATATGCCACAACGTGGTCCATGACGTTGGCGGACTCCAGAAGCACTTGAGAGTAGAGCGGGTGCAGCATGTAAGAGCGTCTGTCACCGATGAGGGGGATCTAGAAAACAAACGTTTGAGTCGGATCAACATTTTCGCAAATTTTCCTTTTCCGTCTTCCGACATAAGCGGCGGGGAACTTACGGTGGAGTTTGTCTCCGAGGGCACGACGccgaaaaaaacaaagatggagACGAAGTTGGTGGTGTGGATGGAGGCGGGTCTCGGTGAGTTCGGAGACGCCAGGAGATCGAGTTCCCACAGCGCGGCACCAGACGTTCCATCGAGGATAACGATCTACACACAGACAATGGTGCGGTTAACGTCTGAGAGGGGAGGAGCTTCAAACTACATGTAGGGACGTCGTAAACCCCGACCTACCCTCTTCGTGTGGTTGCCGACATCCTCCTCCACCATGACGTCGAGTACACCGTCTTTGTTGAAGTGACCAAAGGAAGGCTCACTGCATGaatgagaaacatttttttttttaatttctgaaCTTCTAAACTAAACTGCACGCAGTTTCTGCACATCTTCCGCGGCCCATGCGTAGCGACAACAGATAAACACTgagatgaagacattttttttttccccctcacttaTCCATGAGTGCTACCTGAGGACTGAGCTGGTATTGAATCTCCACAGTTGCTGCCGAGTTTTCCCGTCGATCAGTGTCACCACGTTCTCCGTCACAAGCAGCAGGTTGGACCGATCGCTTGTCTCTTGTGTCCTCAACACTTGTCTCACCGGGTCTGACCTACAACGGGGAGAGATAAACATCAGCAGGCGCttctgtcgtgtgtgtgtgtgtgtgtgtgtgtgtggtcgttccGAGTGTCACTGAGAGACGCTCTCACGTGTAGATGGGTACGAGGCCGGAGACCGCGCTGGCGCTTTTCTCCCAGTCTTTGTCCGTCTTGAGGTTGTGCTTCATCCCCGTTTGAGCCTGGGCGGCGATTCTCCACAGAGCCAGTCCGTACAAGCCGGAGTCTGAATCAACACAGAGTCGCATCGCGAGTAAGCGTCATCGTCATATCTTCTGTCTATGTACAAGACTATGGGAGCACCGAGTCACTCTTGAGCGCGACGGACAAGATTGTTCCCCGAGCTACCGATGTTTTCTGTCGGACAATGGCGGGCGTCGAGTGAAACAAATGTGGACACCTCAACTGACATTCGGGATTAACCCTGTAGATACAGTGCTGCACTTTTCCTGGAGGGCAGATATGAAGTAATCTGCTGGGATTACCGAATCTTACTTGCCGACACTTACCTTGTTGGAGCAGCACGTAGTAAGAACCCTGTGCGGTGCGATGGAGAAGATGTTTCTGCGTCTCTGTGGagttcagtgtcactgtggAGCCGATCTGGACTCCCGTCTCCCCCGAGAGGAACGCCAGCTTAGTCTGCAGATACGACGGGGAAACGATCACCGACACAGAATCAAAACactgaggaaaaagaggaaaaataaatgtagctTGGAACACTTACCTGTGTCTTATCAGACGCCACCAGAGCCACATCACCGACCTTGTCTCCATCCAGGTCTGGGACACTGAGCACAGGCACGGTGGTGTGCAGACCAGCAGGCTGAGGCTGCTGCCACTTAATGTcacctgtacacaaacacaccacacaggAAGAGAGTTTATCTTTACTCAAGGTTATTGATCCACAAAATGTTTACGCTTTTGgaatcaaataaatgttttaaaattggAGTGATTCGTGAGTGAGACGCGATGAAAGAGTGACGAACCGTTGTGTTTCAACACGGCCGTGATCGTGTCAGAGTGGGACAGCAGACAGTCCCAGCTTCTGCCCGTGTCTCCCTGCAGACCACACTGGGCCCAGTGGAACTCGGGGTGCAGTCCGCGCTCCCACAGCGTCTTCCCGTCCGTCCCGTCCACCgccatcacaaacacacacggcgAAGGCAGACCTGGAAAACGCAGcgagagtgagtgaaagagcACAAAACTCCCATCAGAGCAACCGATGCCACTTCCTTTGACCGTTTTCACACAGAAACTCCCATGAAACCACAAGTACATCgaattaaaaagaagaaaatgggaGTCGGGGTTCTGTAGAAACCTGAAGTTTCTTTACCAGTAAATTAAAACTGCTTCATACCCGCTTTATCACACGTGTTGTTCACGGTTGCTTCCGTGGTTTTGAGGGCAAACACGACGTCCAGGACCTTGTCGGCGCTCGTATCTTCAATGGCTAAGAAGTCATAGGTCGCTGTGgtcaaaaagagaaagagggagtttattttaacaaaaacagatgaCATATGTCAGACTAAGACAACACAACATTATTAACAGGTCCAAAAATATGGGGGAAGTGAAAGATAGTCCCACATTTAAAGTAACAGATAAAAACGCACAAACCTGCGTCAGGGAAAGACCTGTTCCATGAGATGAGATACTGCGGTCGCACAGGACAGGGGAGGACGAAGGAGAAGGCAAACACGATGGTGAGGCAGAGGaacagggagaagaagaagatcccGGTTCGCCAGTGGGTCAGTTTGGTCACACCCAACTTTTCCTTCCAATTCGTCTTCTTCAGCTCTGTCCCCGACTCGGCTCCTTCCTCTCCCGTCTTCAGAGGGTCGCCCTCGGTGACGTGGTCCGTGGTGTCCATCGTCGCTTCAACGCATTACTGACCCACTGACCCTACAacgtgaagaaaaaaaaagtgatataaaaGTAATTCTAATTTAATGAAAACATCGTGGAAAGACAGATTTAAGCCACTCAATAAAGGGCTCGTCTGATAAAACCAACATCAGCTGACctcttaaatatttcataaatATAACCGTTGTTTGGATTtaagtcagtgacacaaactgaccacatgaggcagcattTCCTGTGTCTCCATGAGCTTAAAACACAgatttctctatgggctttggtgcaggtgaATGGGTCATTAAAGTCTGAGTTAATGAGTGGCTAAAATAGGTTTTCCCTCATATCCCTGGACTAATTATGTGTCAGTATGTCGTACTATTCTCATCTAGGGTTCTAAAAGGTCACTTTAAACTTCTAGCGGAGTTGATTTCTGGtgaagtacttttactcaagaaCGCGTGGTTTAGCAGTTATATACTACTGAAtacatgaaaaggaaaaaaactacaGGAAACAGCAGTGTCTGTCAGGTCCAGCTCTTTCTGCTTTGTCACTGTGAGGCAATTTAAAAGGTGCCAGCAGCACAGAATCCAGAGGTTtcgcaacacaaaaacaacaacaacaaaccccaTGACTATCGCCACCCTGGCTGTGCCAACACACCCTTATTATCTGTTCTCTTTGCTCgtgtgtgaaaatcagttaattgtggttttaaaacgcataataaacctttttttttttttttacctacaaagaaaaaagatcCTGGCTGtttttttagtgttgtttttgaagGAAAAATACAGcagtacaaatacaaacagtgaTTTGCATACTACAATAAGTGCAGATTGTTTGTACTGCTGGTTAAAAACCACAACactgacttgttttatttactccAGATAAATTAGCAAAAAGCAAACGTTACGTGATATTTGATCGGTTACCAGGAAGAACACCCTCCTTAGTCGGGTCACCTATGTTCATGCATTAACTCCTGGTTACTTGGAACAAACTTGTTGATCTAAACTAAGCCGGTTAGTTatgttagtttgttttgtttatttatttacggcccttttaagttaaaaaaaaagaagaatataaCTGGGCTTAATGAGACACGTCTTTACTTACTTTATAGCCCACGGTCTCCTCCTGTGGTCAGTGGTGCTAACTCAGCTAGCATTAGGCCTGTCAACTGCGTAAACAAACACCGGCCTGGGTTTTTCTAATCCCTGCAATTTGTCTGCTAGGCAGCAAAATCCCGTAACATTAAATTTGAGATATTCAAAACCCAACAATATTTTAATCGTAAACTAACTTTAACAATACtttcttaaattaaaaaaagacaacaaaaggaAATTACTCGTCTGAAGGCTAACAATTCGACGGAGAACGTCTTGACAGGCGGAACTCAGGGGGAAATAAAACGGACCACGACTACTTCCGGCAGTTGCTTCGACACGCTGTGATTGGTTCACAACAAATATATCGGATAAGTCCTCCATCTAGTGGAAGATAGAGGTAAAACATCGTCAGGGTTGTGCATGGAGATTGTAAAGGCaataaatagaagaaaaaaacacaaaaacaacaacatataaataaattacaacaattattattattagtgttaatATTTGAGTGTTAAAATATTACtatttaacatttgaaaaaaaatgtgtttattgtaaggtaaattataaataataccCTATTAATTAAGGCAGACAACATTCCCATAAGATataatccatttaaaaaaacaaaacaatacaagcCTTGAAAAGTCATGAAACTTGACATCTGATGTCTTAGAATATTctatgttaaaatgtcattCAGTGAATCTTTCACATtgaggaaaataacattttaacctaattttctgtgacaaattGAACAAAACAAGCAGCTCACCTGGGcttttcaaaacaaagacacattttgacTTGTCCACCATCCTCTCCCCTCCATGCCAAGACAAACATTAACCAGCTGTAAACGAATGTCGGGCTGTCATCATGTGCACATTGCTGTGGTCTATTGCAAACCAAAATACTGCGTCTTCCAATGTCAAAATTAGGTGGAGGTTGCTGAGAAGACTGTGACATTGGCATGAGTCaaatttatttgattaaattttacataaatcagcaaaaaacattcttactgtatatttaacgtatttctttgtcttaaaagtacattttctttttggttcTTCATGCTGTTCAAAATTAGCTTTTGCAAATTTGTATTactgtgatgtattttttttcatttaattgatttttatggatttatctctatgtattatttttttttttactatattacTAGAGTTTGTCCTACTTTTAGCAACATCCTGTCTACGGTTTTTGATGGACCATTCCAATTGAATTTATAGAAATATCGgcaaaatactaaaaataaaaacaatctctGTCAAAGATTTTGCACATGTATGCAGGATCACACCCTCTACCATCAGCCACATTTCAtccagatctgatccagattacagatgtGGCAGCAATGTAAATTTAAGATAGATGTGATAAAATAATTTCCATACAGTACAACTGATGTAGTTGAAGTTCTGTGAATTTTACTTTCCTTTTTCTGGTGTGTATTGAATGTATCCTCTGTAGCGGCACTCGGTCCTGAATTCTCTTTGTTGTACCACTTTTTGAAGACGATCACCAACACCATTTTGCCACGTGAGCGACATGACACGACAACTTTTCTCTGATTTTAAACAACAATATTACCATTAAATCATTAACTTATTGGCCCTTACATCCTCTTTTAGCAAATAAATGAACTACTACATGAAGTGAATTAATTGTTTATGTATAATCACATTGGTATGAATAATAGATTTATGAGGATTATAAgcaaattttaaaagaaaatacatggTTTCTATGTCATTCTTGCAAAAGAGAAATTTAAATCACTTAACAGTAAATGCAAGTAACTGTTTATAAGAAAGCGTTAAACCGACTTTCATTTTTGAGTAAATGCTCCTTGTAGGTGAGGTGGTGTAATTTCAGGCAGTTTGATGTCATTAAAAAGGCGTAATCACCAAGAAGGAATGAAACTCAACACAATACACAACTATGTACAATATGCAGAAGGTGTGGCTCATTAGTGTTCATAAGTATCCCGCTCTGTATCTTTATTTGTCCACACAGCTGTTGGAACTCATGCAGGTAACactatttatatcattaatactgTTTCCCTACTTTGTTCTTTTCAGATTCTGAATCTGAGCTTGATTTAAAATTTGATATTATAAGCACCATTAACGTACTCTTTAACACAACgctaatgtgtatttttttgtctaaaaaaatctgtcaaattgAAAGGGGTGAAATGGTGAATGTATCTGCCTCGCAATGTCatatttaagtttaagttcatttcattttctataGCTTTCCTCTTGTCGTGTGTTTTTGCAACAGGAAtttgcaaattaaaaacaacaacagccaaATATTTTGCACTGAAACTGGGCCACATCATTTTTGTAGCACAGGTTAGTGAGAAAACATCATCAGAAATGACGGACTATTATGGGTCccattgttttaaataaatcaaatacacaCCTCTCATTGATCCATGCTTGAAAATCTGCGGAAAACTACTTGTAAACAGGAGATGACGgcatatttacacacatatttactgctggtTTATTCTCACGGGATTGGTATTACCTGGGGAAATTGTTCCGGACCTTTTTACCACAGGTAAAATTTGCGGAATCTTTAATGACAACGTCCAGTAATAGTTACTGACATGGCACAATCGGACTGGactaaaatgactgaaaattTCTGGTAATAATTACTTTACCTTCACGTCCTCATATAAAACGAATCCCGTCCGAATAGGGCTAAAGACTGAGACAGTTAACCTTTTGAGCAATACAACACTGGACTAGAGTAACCGACTGAGCCTTTGCAAAGGCAAAAAGTGCTACGCATTAAtgatacaataataaaataataatatttataaatgtgtgttttcaaacttcaggTAAAAGGACACTGCTGGAATAACAGTTTGAAGCAAAACCCAAGATCTTCATTCATCTTTGCCTGATAACCAACATTGGAGCAAAGTTCTTCtcaggaaataaaacacaggttttGAAACCATGGCTGAAAACACATCAGACACTGGCACAGATGAATCCTTGGACAGTGAGGATATGACTATAGAGGAATGTATTTTGCACCTACACGACACCATTTCACCATATGTGCAACAAAACCCAACGTCCACCAACACTCAACTcttctgtatgttggccctgttgAATGCTTATGTTCCTGAGTCCTACCTCCTGCTGCCTGACTGTCAGCAGATCCTTGGACCACCTGATCCCATCCATGGAGGGCCCCCATTTGAAGAAAGAATGAAGCCTTTTACCATCTTCATCAACACATCTAATCCAAGCCCTGGACACATAAGTTTCATTCACCAAATGTTTGCACAGGCTGCTGTTGAGGTTCTCCGCAGTTTTCAAATTTCAATGAGTGATACAGTGAAGGAACTGATGGTCAAACTTTGTGGAAATGAGGTCCAAACATATATCATCCCGTTCATCAAAGATTTGCTgacaaaaagagaaatgggAGCTAATTGTCAGGACAAGTTTTCAAGAATGATTTTAGATATACTTGAACGTGAACGTTTTCATGACGCTCTGTCAGTCTTGATGACTGCATCAAACAAATTTCACCTTAACCCCATTTACCCCCAAGCTGTTGCCCGCCTCAATTACATTGCAAGAGAACTATCTGACTACAGAAGAGCTGAAACATGGGCAAATAAAGCAATTGAAAGAGCTCCAGGTAGCTCTTACATGGCTGACACTCTTGGGCAGATTCACAAAAATCGTTTGATGAAGACTTCCAGGAAAAGTAACAACATTGTAAACACTGCAGACAGGGCCTTTGCGGCTTTTGAAGATGTGGAGAGGAAAGCTGAGAATGAAGAGGGCCAAGAGATGGTTGGAGAAGGTACCGTAAACACTTCCACTTCATTCAACAATAGAGGCCTCTTTGGGTTCATTCAAGTAGCAAAGATAGCCTATGAAAAATGTAACGCACAACAACGTGAGCATTTAATCCAAAATAAGAACATGAAAGTGGAAGCCATCTTTTCATTCTTTAGCTGGTATTTAACTTACTCCAAGCCTGACATGAAAACTTTAGAGCCATCTTACTTCTGGAAAGATGTCTCTCGTTGTTATGAATACTTCACAACAGAAACAGCAGCTGAATCCACCAGCTTCTCAGGCCTTCTCGACTGTTTAAACCATGGCCTTTTCACATCAAGGGGAAAACGTGCTGGGTTTCTGGAAGTTTCAAAAACCACGATTGAGTTAGAAGAGATCCAAGGTGCTCTTAAAGCCTTATATGAGGGAGATGTTAATGACATCAGAGTCGCAGAGAGGTACATCCTCTCTAACATCATCTTGAGCAACAGGATGCCTGATTCTCCTCAGCTCACACCGGTGAGAGAACTCCAAGCCATAATCCAGAGTTTCTTGAGTGCAGAATTGCGGCGTAGAAGTCCTGAGTTTTACCTTCtggttctgctgctgttttggcCGGAGGAACAGCCTCCTGTGGTGCAAAGCAAGGATGATGAAGAAGTTGGACAACCGGACACAGATGATGACAATTCAGAAGATACAACCTGGGAGGATACTGAAATAAATGAGGAACCAGCAGCAAACGCAGAGGCTGAACAACTGCCTCCTGACCTCAACCTCCTTGATTCCAACCTCCAACAGTATGTTACTTTCATGGAGACGGCGTTTGAGAGAGCCGGATATGCCAAGTACCTTCGAGGCCGTTACcttttgcctctgttttttcTGGGAAAAGGCACTGGACTGTGCAAATGGATCCACAAATCAACACTGGATGCAATTGTGGAAGAAAATGTGGATGCTGAGCTTGTTGGTGCGCAAGGTAACATAACAAAAAGGATTAATGACATGTGGATCAATGGTAAAGTTTGGCTTCTCCCCAAAATCCGAGATATCCTTCTCCCCATCAGGGTAGAACCCCTCATTGGGCCACTGCTG
This Solea solea chromosome 3, fSolSol10.1, whole genome shotgun sequence DNA region includes the following protein-coding sequences:
- the fam234a gene encoding protein FAM234A, which translates into the protein MDTTDHVTEGDPLKTGEEGAESGTELKKTNWKEKLGVTKLTHWRTGIFFFSLFLCLTIVFAFSFVLPCPVRPQYLISWNRSFPDAATYDFLAIEDTSADKVLDVVFALKTTEATVNNTCDKAGLPSPCVFVMAVDGTDGKTLWERGLHPEFHWAQCGLQGDTGRSWDCLLSHSDTITAVLKHNGDIKWQQPQPAGLHTTVPVLSVPDLDGDKVGDVALVASDKTQTKLAFLSGETGVQIGSTVTLNSTETQKHLLHRTAQGSYYVLLQQDSGLYGLALWRIAAQAQTGMKHNLKTDKDWEKSASAVSGLVPIYTSDPVRQVLRTQETSDRSNLLLVTENVVTLIDGKTRQQLWRFNTSSVLSEPSFGHFNKDGVLDVMVEEDVGNHTKRIVILDGTSGAALWELDLLASPNSPRPASIHTTNFVSIFVFFGVVPSETNSTIPLIGDRRSYMLHPLYSQVLLESANVMDHVVAYKATLLERGRHAAYFSLTGPATEGDGDTVVLSKRKLKQDVPDSRVVPVVSGGSPETDDVIKEAFNRLRFSDE